ATGTTTGTTTGGCATAGCAAACACTAGCCATTGATCAATAATGAGGCTATTTTTTGCTGTAGCAACAACACTTGTTACTGAttgtgtcgcaccagtggcacccggggtaccaccgttgcgcgacgcgtgggccccgtctccgagttcccgAGAGGATTTCGTCCCGGGCTGCagccacgagcagcccggcaagctaccagcccgaaagggctagcggggcttcgggggatATTCCCGCttggacacctcccgggaagccgcttcccgggagggggggtTCCCAGGTGTGtttggcctgggcgcttcccggggagcgacttgccaggaggaggagttcccgggcgtaggctcccgccacaagggtggggcccatcggacagagcaacagcgccacgcgggcgtcAGATGCGcagtctcaccagggcgaggagtgaggcgcgcggcgcattaaatgagccgacaggaggggcgttacccatccaaatcaggtgaacagtggctgtccagtcctacctttagggttttagacccctagcagcggaggtgacGTCCATGCAcaccaccagctcaccgaggagGAGTGGCATGTCTCCCTAATCGACACTCgtaatgcatgcaccgcggcacctgtggtatccccttcaatataaaaggaggacccccgccgacggtcaaagggttcgatgGTTCCACATTCTTCTACGGTTCGTTGATCACACGGTTGGATAGTTCCACGGTTCCACAATTGCACGGGTAGACGGACTCACACTTAGCCATTAGCAGTACCCTAAAGCAGTGAAGGGTACTTAGCCAaaagagagcgcccggggaccctccccccggcaacgtgTAAACACTCGATCTATAGTCAataccagttcagacaggcaggacgtagggttttacacctccgggtggcccgaacctgggtaaaaacgtgtgtgcatgtgttcttagcttgcatgcatctgGGGTACATTACTTTGCAGGTTACGTAGGCCACcggtcacgccggcgatcgccggagcgatccccgacgcccctgccgaacctaaaaagggggcgtgaccgcacgcctccggtgtcggagccccgtgcgacgataGATTGCGAACATGTTATTTGAATGAAGGTTGAGATTGATTAAAACATTTGGTGTTATGTGCAGTTCCTATTGGTTATTAATTTTGGTTctattttaatatatttgaACTATGGTCATtatgaattcaaatatggccAATACGAATTCATATATGGTCAAAATACGAATTCTGGTACCATTTGAATCTATTTGAGAGCCTGGTAGGTAAAGTCATCTAgggaaagatgatgatgtggcatacTTGATTAAAATTTTGGTCTCATGTCTTTCCCTAGAGTTAAATTGGCCCTAGGGACAGTAACTTTACACCTCGGCACGCAGCTGCCATGTGACAACTTTCCCCAGAGTTCAAGCCTCTAGGTAAAGAAACGTTTCCTAGAGGTGTCGAAATGCCCCTAGGTAAAGCTCTCTTTCCCCACCATACTATACCTAGGGTTTTTCTCTAGTGCAGTCCCTAGATAAAGCCTTTACCTAAGGTTTTTTTGCTTTCACATGGAGTATTTGGCACTAGGGAAAACTGTGGATTCAAGTAGTGAGAATATCCTTATTCACCTCGCCGGCGACGTAGAGGACTCTCTGGCGTAGCAGATCTGGGGTCTGTTTTCGTATTTTGCAGATGATCTTCGTGTCTTGGTACTTCCATCCATGCTCGGTTATGTTTCGGCTTTTTCTGAAAATACTGAGGTTAGATCTCCACAGATCCGGGGTGGTACGTCCTCCGTCCCTCTTTGTCGCCTTCTTCTCAACGACGGCGGTACGTTTCTCATGTCACTCACTCTCGACGTCATCTTCTGGCTCCGATGGCGGTATGGTGGATATACAAGTCTgtgtttatttcattttattcaAGGAAGGAATTAATACATTCCCCATTTTACAGGTGACTACCAATTAATGCTGGCCTGCTGGCCGGGGTTCAGAAATCATCCGCTGACGGCTGATCCAATGCTCGAATCACAAGGACGTGGCCGGCACGGTGGCGTGGACGTCGAGCTCGAGCACGGCGTGGTCCGGCGACAGCATCTGGGCCGTCCTCCACACCACGTACCCGTCGGCCCGCCGGAGCCTCCCGGTCCCGCCGACCACCGCGAGCTCCCTCAACGGCTCCAACACGTCGTCCCTTCCGGCCACGACCACCGTGCTCCCGTTGTATTCGCCATCCGTGAGCTTGAGCGTGGCGCTGACGGCCAGCACGGGCGCGTCCATGGCAGCCAGCACGTACGTGCCCTGGGCCCGGCCCACGGGCCTCGACgccgggcctgggccgtcCGTCAGCAAGTCATCGATCGCCGTCGTGTCGCCGAAGAAGGTCCCCGGAAGCTTGCCCGGGTGCTGGGCCGAGCCGGTCACGAtgcgcgccgccgtctgccCTGGGCCGCCCGTGATGTCGTGCATGTAGAAATGGAGGTTCACCAGCTTGCGAACGTCGTTGGCAGAGGAGAGCGacgatggagaagaagagcatCAGGAGGTGGTGCTTGGCCGCAATTGTTGTGTCGTGTATTTGGGTTGGAGAAAGATAGACCAGGCCAAAGGGGTTACTTGTAGTACCAGCTGTGGCATCCGCATCAATGTGTCAATAATATTTTGCCATTTTTGGTGGCGATAAGGACGAACGAATTTTTGGAACTAGATGATTCCCCGCGGTTGCTGCAGGAAGTATAGATATGGTCCACaacgaaaaacaaaaacatatattTAGTTGAATTATAGGTATATATGGTCTAAAAGAATATGGTAGACACATTACATGTGGATGAATTGTATAGGGACGGTCGCTCTGTAGGGGATGGGTGCAAGCGGAGAAATATAACTGAGGAAGGTTCGGTGGAGATTTATCTTGAAGAAAAATAGTCGGGAAGGAAAGGAATCCAATACATTTTTCTTTCGCCGTAGGCCTGGTTGACCAAACGGTGAGTTGATGAGTTAGATAGTCTGCATATGCAGTTTGCAACCATCAACTGAAAGTTGAAACGCAATAAATAAAAACGGAGCTAGATAAGAGCCATCACAGGCTCATAACGATTTGAGATTGTCAGTCGTCCGAGCTATTCTCCACGGTTGTGATTCGCTAGGTGTAGGAGCCAAGGGAAACAGAGCTACCTTCGTCCGTTCGGTCAGCAGAGGCCAATTCATGGTGGTTGACAGGTGCGGTTCGTTTCTCCATTTGCTTCCTTGATGATGGTGGATGCATGGTAATGGATACATCTCTTTCCCCTCTTGCTTTTGATTGGTTAATCTTTGTATTCTCCGTGTCACCGTTATCTCTGCCTCGCACCCGTTCCTTGATCCCTTGCTTGCTATCTGTTCCAGTTTCAGAGACTTTCATCTTGGAGACCGGTCAAAGTGACGGTAACCACACATTCCCGGTCTTCTCAGTGTGATTCATGCTCTCCACCGTGCTGTTCTCCCTTCAACGGCATcccaggaggaggtggcgatGTGCTCCTTGGTGAGGTCGACGGCCGAATCTGACAATGggcaatgcatgcatggtggtcTTTTTTCCACCGCTCCCTCTAGCCGGCGAGCTGCCTGACCTACAGCCTCAACCTCATCCCCAAGTGCCTCCGAACATCTCCACGTTCCTCCTGCACAAGCCCTACGCTGTGCTGCTCCAGCACACCATGGCAGCTAGGCTCCAAGCAGGTGAGCTGCCCGTACAAAGCAAGCTCCAAGACATGCATACTACAACAACGTTGGATGGTTGGGATGGCCAAGGAAACGATGAATTGCTCGCATGTTCAGCTTTCTAAATTAATTGTATTTAGTGGGTTTCGAgtttcaactttatagagtttatagataCGATACGTTGTCACTTGTCAGTAAAATATGGATCAGCTGCTGCAGTATCCAGGCTCGTGCATGCAGGGCACTCCATTGATATGAGCAAGCATGGTTGCTTAAGCTACTATGGaaactagtactcccttcAACAAAAATGTCCCAAGTCTGTCAAAATTTGATGTAtttaaacatgacttagtgtatagatgcattcaaatttagtcaaaatgtAAATTTGATGTAtttaaacatgacttagtgtatagatgcattcaaatttagtcaaaattgagacatccttttgtcctttgttggatggaggaagtagtaaATATTCAAATCCGTCATGACATGTTTAGCTTGCAAGTATCTTGCACAAAAAGGAGAACTAAGAATAACCGAGACCATTTCAGCATACAGATAATTTCTCGAACTGCATTACTTGCTCCAACGCTGCTGGTATTGTTTGGTTACACCTTCAGGATTCAGCAAACATGAGGTTTTTCTCATTACACCGCACAAGTGCATAAAACAATTCCAAGAAGCCAAAATTTGTGTCGACTTGCTTACATATGCCTATAGCAACAGACaaatcaatccaatcaaaAATGGTATTACATGGTACACAACGTCACACGCTGCTAGCTACGGGGAACGGTG
This is a stretch of genomic DNA from Brachypodium distachyon strain Bd21 chromosome 1, Brachypodium_distachyon_v3.0, whole genome shotgun sequence. It encodes these proteins:
- the LOC112270728 gene encoding dirigent protein 1-like translates to MRMPQLLVNLHFYMHDITGGPGQTAARIVTGSAQHPGKLPGTFFGDTTAIDDLLTDGPGPASRPVGRAQGTYVLAAMDAPVLAVSATLKLTDGEYNGSTVVVAGRDDVLEPLRELAVVGGTGRLRRADGYVVWRTAQMLSPDHAVLELDVHATVPATSL